The DNA window GGGGCCGGTccgggcggcggcggaggaggaggaggtggtggtggcgcgCCAGCTGACGGAGTGCTGCTCTGCGGAGGCTGTTGCGACACCTTGCCAGCAGTCAATGTCTTTGCGACTTCCTCGGCCGGTTCTCCTCTCGGGTTCCAAGCGACACCAGAGGCATGGTGTTGTTTGATGTAATCGCCAAGGTCATGGAAGATCTGATAGAAAGATTGCACCCACTCAACCTGTTTAGGGTCACTAAGATGcgagaagagatgaaaggTTAGCAGATTGGTCACAGTATTTCATCCAGATGTTAAACGTACTTGTCCTTTTGCTCCTTCAGAACCCTGTTGCCGAAGAACTGCGCAGCGCCCAAAGATTCTTCGACGAAGCTGTATGGGCGGCGATCAATAGTCACCCAGCCCATCACCATGATTCCATCCGCGACAGCGCTCAGGTTGCTGTACATTGGGTCGGGTCGGTTTGATTCCTTGAGTTCGGTCGCGGCCATGACAGCATCGTTGATGGGTTTGAGCAAGTTCTGGTAAACAGTTAAGCTAGATCCTGAGGTACTCGGCTTTGCAGCCTTGGTAGCAATGAGGAGGAATTTTCGTTGTTCCTGGAAGCCCCTGAGAACCTCCGACGCCTATATCGCAGCACAACAGTTAGCTCTCCTGACCAGTGCTACGAGAGATTAAGGAGCAGGTAGGTACGGACTTGCTGAGCAACAACTCCGCCCAATTGACTGCTGAGTTTGATGTATTTATCAAGGCTCGTGTTTAAGAAAACATCGAAGTCTTCGATAGACTCGGGCAGCGCCTCCTGAGGCTCTTTCGGGGCGGGTGGCAGCGGGGTTGCAGCAGTTTCCGACTGAGGAGTTGCGGGCTGGGCAAGGCCGGTGACATCTTTGGGGAGCTCTGTAGAGGAAGCGATGTCTTCGAGACGTGAGGTTGCGGCTTCGAGTCTGCCAAGCAATCAGCATCGTGGGAGCCAAACAGCACAAGGGGATATCCAAATACCGTTTGATGAGCGTTGTCAAGTTATGCATTTGATTTTGGGCCGCCATTGCGCTGAAATAATATGCAATCGCTTTGGAAGAGCAATGAGAAAGGCGTATCCTGTATTATGTTGTCACTAAGCGGAAGAAATATCAGAGCGCATGGGCAGCGCAAGAAAATATAGCTCTTCGTGGCCAGAAGTGACAGTGACGAACTCCTAGGCTAGCACGAAGTGGTACGCGATAGCTTGCCCATTTTCTCTGTGGAGGGGCTCACAGGCAGCTAACCTGGAGCCTGCAAATCCACACATGGTGCTACCACTCCGTACTAGTAGCCTGGTTCATCTATTCTCCGAGTCATGCCTGAGTTGGTAATTAAAACAGGCAGTAGAATTTACAGTATTGCGATTCGATGGAGTTTAACGGAAGCCTCAATATATATTGGCGGATTCAATGAATTTTAGGCATCTCACAATCATGTGCGTcctatttaatatattttattactacATTGAAGTATTGGGAGGACATCTTGGCTAgtattaaaagtaaaaattttttttatatgttTTCCCCTAGATAAATGCTGCATCTTGCAAGCTATGCTATAAATAGATATATTTTGCCTGTGGTGCTTATCTGGCGGGCTTTGCGAAAAAGTACTCTGTACGAAGCAGGCTAACAATTTTTGTGGAATGGCCGCAACAGGATCAAGGGGTCTCTGGATACGAGGCACTCCTCCATACACGTTACGTTTAGGCCTTGCCTCCTGTCTCGTCCCAAATCACCGGCTTTGATCACTTCAATTCAATCACGCAGGTGGTAGAAGCCGCCCGCGTGCAGTACGCGATTAATAGACGGCCATTAATGTTTTCATAAGTCTTCCAACGACTTCAAAATGATGCCACGGCATCACTCCAGCGGGTTTTCCAATGGATACCCGCGCGCCGACACCTTCGAGATTTCCCCCCATAGGTGATgattttttcccctctccttGCACGCGATCCAAAACCAACTGATGTATTGACCGAATCCTTTACAGATTCCAACCGAGAGCTACCATCCCTCTTCACAAAAAGCGCAAGAGGACCGCGATTCGTATTGGTATAGTAGTGGCTATCGTCGTCCTTCTCATATTCTGGTTTGGACAGCCCAAATCCGTCGCTTCTCTGATCTCACTCGGCATTCTATCCGGATATGAGGACTTGAAACTTGAGACGGTGCGATACTACGACCTCACCAACGTGCAAGGATCTGCGCGCGGGTGGGAGCGCGAAGAGCGTATTCTGTTATGTGTACCACTTCGAGATGCCGAGCAACATCTACCAATGTTCTTCTCCCACCTGAAGAACTTTACATATCCCCATAACCTGATTGATCTCGCCTTTCTCGTCTCCGATTCGAAGGACCGAACACTGCAAGTCCTCTCGGACAACTTGGAGGCTATCCAGGCGGATGCGGACCCAAAGCAGCCATATGGAgaaatctccatcatcgAAAAGGATTTTGGCCAAAAGGTGAACCAGGACGTCGAAAGCCGACACGGATTTGCCGCTCAGGCTAGTCGTAGAAAGCTTATGGCCCAAGCGCGCAACTGGCTTCTCAGTGCTGCTCTGCGACCCTATCATTCTTGGGTATACTGGCGTGATGTAGACGTTGAGACTGCACCGTTTACAATTCTGGAAGACCTGATGCGACACAATAAAGACGTCATTGTCCCTAGTATGTTGATTACGGATCTGCATTATTCTATTTTGTACTAACGGTATTCAAGATGTGTGGCGTCCTCTTCCCGACTGGCTTGGTGGTGAACAGCCTTACGATCTGAACTCTTGGCAAGAATCCGAAACCGCTCTTGCGTTGGCCGACACACTGGACGAAGATGCCGTCATTGTAGAGGGCTATGCCGAATATGCCACATGGCGACCCCATCTTGCCTATCTACGAGACCCCTACGGCGACCCagacatggagatggagattgatggagttggaggCGTTAGTATTCTGGCGAAAGCCAAAGTATTTCGCAGCGGTGTCCATTTCCCTGCTTTTAGTTTCGAGAAGCATGCCGAAACGGAGGGATTTGGCAAGGTGAGTCTCATTCTACCAGACGCTTGGGGGGCGgattttataactaataaactaAACAGATGGCGAAACGAATGCGATTCTCCGTTGTTGGCTTGCCACACTATACCATTTGGCACTTGTACGAGCCTAGCGTTGATGATATCAAACACATGGAAGTGCGtatcttcttcgtccatgtttttttttttttttctttttttctttaccgATTACACTTGCAGGAACCTACCTATACTAACCGAACTTTCTACAGGAAATGGAAAGAGAACGAATCGCtcgagagaaggaggaagaagacagaaAGATCAAGGAGCAACAGATTAAGGAGGAATTTGGTGATGCCAACTCTCAATGGGAACAGGACAAACAACAGATGCAGGATTTGAAATTGCAGGATCAGGGAAGCAATAAAGAAGCCGGATTAAATCAGGGCGCGGCCGCAAAGGCAGCAGGGGCTATAGATGGACAAAGGGAGAATTAAGGATGGGCTACATCATTTAGAGTAATTATTTTCGTATCGCACTGATACTGGCTTCCATACACAGAAATGCGATCTACGTCTTCTACAATCTTATCATTTGGCTGGATGGCAGAAAAACAGATTGTCATGTAGCAAATGTAATAAATTGATTAGAATCGCAAACTCCTTCACCTTTACATAATGAGATATTCTAAATGTCAGTTATACAAAGGACCAAAAAGTACTGttaaagaagctgctgcatatGCTTTCAAAACAGATCGGTCACTGATAAAGGCCGATTCATAGTGATATATTGTAGTAAGCTGAAAGCGCAGCTAACCGGCCAGATAGTCTTGGAGGGGTATCGGCTTCTCAGCTTTTTAGACAAATGGGTATTATCGCCAAATGCCCTTTTGTAAATGAATGTACACTTAGTAGTATACATTCGGTTTTAGCCGAgaaagttgaagaaaaacgTGCAGGTGCCACCGAATTTAAGAGAAGCGTTCGGGGAAGTAAATAGGCGCAATGAGTGTCCAAATGTACATGCCGTGGCAAATCCAGGCACTTACAATCTTGACCCAGCTGGCTCCGTAGGTACGACCAACTGTAGCGAACTGACCATCTCGAGTTGACTCCTCGAAATTGAGAGTGAGAAGTGTCGATACCCATGCCGTGGctaggaagaagatgatgtgaAACATTGAATAATTGTACTGGGTGCTGGATCTCTCATCGTCGTGTGCGTGATCTCCGCCAGCGTCGCTCTCGTCATCCGACAGTAGAGCATCAGCTGGCAGGCTGCCTTCTTCCACAGCACGACGCAGAGCTTCCGCCCGCATTTCACGGCGGTGCATAGGCTGCTGTGTAACCAAGTCatgctcatcatcttccgGGAGTCGGATTCCGTCGGCGTTGCCTCCTAGGCCAAGGCTTTGGGTGGCCGCGCGGGTGGTCGTATACGCAACTGTAAGCATTGTGACAATGGCTCCGATAACAACGGACGTAGTTCTCGTTCCTTGAGCGCGGACCAAGGGGTTGCAGTTCTTATCATCGGGTTCCATGGACACGGCTGACATTGTCAAATAAGTGCAGTACACTGCTACCATTGCGGCTTGGGCCAATCCAGCTTTGGGGTTGTATTCTTGAACCGTAGGATTAACGGACACAACGGAAATAATCAGCCATAGAATTAGATTGACGGTGATGGCAGTCTGATTCATGGCGCACTGGCCCtgggcaaagaagatgtaCTGGATGATGGTCATCGCGATGGACGCCAGGTACATGCTCAAGGTCGAGCCTATGAGAACGATTCGCCAGAACCTAGAGTCAGTGTCTTCGATTTGTGCCAAGCAATATTCAGCCCAAGTGTGCGCCAAGTCCACGAGCAAAATGAGaccaagaacaagaaacaGCATCGCCGCAGCAAACGAGACATAATTTCCCCAGAACATGAAGAACTTGTCAGGGATGAGGAAAGACATGACAATGAGTGCTAGCCAAGCAATGATCTTGGGTCCCCAGTACCCATTCTGTATAGCGGCTCGAGGGCTTTTCGAGGATTGAACGCCGAATAGGAGGCCAGCGAAGATGAGGTGCAAAAGTCCGAGAGCAAAGTTGATTCGATGAGCAGCTAGCCATCCATAGCACTGCCCCGTGGGACAGTTGATCTTGACATAATCAAGtgcgagatgctggagctttTCTATAGCCCAATCGGTGAGCATAATCCATGCTAATATCGAGTTGACGAGGAGAAGTAGAGCGTAGGCAATGCGCGTAGCGATACTGCGAGACTGTTAGGCAAATCTTCAATGAATCCGATGCGAGCTGGACATTATCGTACCTGTTTCCACATTTGCCGCATGCGCTACAAACCATGGAGCAAGTAGCTGCACCGCAACAGCTGGCCAAGCAAGACGCTGCCTACATAGCGCAGATTAGCAAGTCAGTCATATCATAGCCGCTTTGagcagaagacgatgaaacACTGGATCTGGCAGAGATTCAAGCGTCTTCAAGGTAGTATAAAGCTCAGTCTCAATAGAACGTACTGTGCCCAAGCTGGGTACCGCAAGTAGcggcagagaaagaagggcgCCCATTTTGTCAAAAATGAGACATGCGTTGGATGCGTCAGATCGCAGGTTgcgcgacgacggcgattcGTTCGTAGGTAGTAGTGTTGTCGGGCGAAAAAAGGATGATGCGTCTTGCCCACGACAAAGGTACCCGTGCCCGAAACGAGATGACATAACTGGACGCAAACGGTTAGGCACCCTTTTATGCTTATATCCGTAAGCATTGAGGCGTGAGTTCCCTTAGATGCATGAATCATCTGCACCAGTGACAGACACCCAATATATGGCTGTTGGAACGCTATTATGCCGTTGTAATAACATATTGTTACAGTTTAGGGGAAATTTTCGAAATTTTCGAAAAGATATAAAAATTGTAGAATAACTAACGCTGATAAAAACAGTTGCAGCTGTACTCCTATGTTAAGCACcctgtatatatatgcaaaATTTAtcagtcttcttcatccagctTGTCTTTCGCCTTTAGATACTGGGTCCTCTGGTAGTGAATGATGTATATCGTAATGAATAGGCCCAGGGCACATGCAGTCGAGGTCACCGCATAAGCAGAGCGGTAGCAAGCGATGCCGTCGTCGCAAGATCGCGTGCCATCAGGTTCAACGACGCTGTGGTGATCGTAGATCCTTCCGTACAGCAGGTTGAACACATTTCCCGAGGCCACAGGAGCAAGAGTCATGAAACCCCAATTCTGGCTCAGCCCACCAATGCCGAACGTCTCTGCAACAATGGAAGGGAAGACACCAAAGAGGAAGCCGTAAGCCAAGCCAGAAAGGCCCGAAACGAACACAAGTTTGTGTGGCATCTCGATTTGTAGGGCACAGATTTGTGCCAGGAGAAATATAAGACAAGCCACGGCTAGACACCAGATGCGGCTGGCTCGAAGAGTTTTGACGAGATAATCAGAACCAATGCCTGTATCAAAGTTAATTCAATGCTTAGACAGAGTATCTAGGGCGAATTCAAATAGCTTTACCACTTAGTAGCCTGCCTACAAAATTGAAGACAGAAAGAATAGATACGTGTATTTGCTGGTGGCTAACGAGAAACGTTTCATCGACTGAGGGGTCATAATGCTTCCAGAGCGCGTTTGCATCATTACCGATATTACTTTTTCAGACATTAGTTTCGTCGATGACACAGGTCGGTAAGAGAAAGATGTAAAACGTACTTGATAGTCATGAGGCCGGTTCCAGCGAGGATTGCCATGATGGAAAATAGCTGCCAGAAATCCAGGCAGAACAGGAGCTTCACTCCTCGTACATCTAGTCGATAAGACATATCTTGATCAACACTACTGCGCCTAACAATCTCGGCGCCTGCAGCACCGACAATCAAAGATGAAGTCTCGGTACTCGGGGCATCACCAGCTTCGGTGTCATTGAAAATATCGGCGCGACTGGCGTCTGATCCTGGAGAAGCCTGTGGTGGCACGGCCAGGTTTGAGTGAACGGCATCGGGGTCGGTTAACATACCAGGTTCGGTTACACTACGCGATCTTGCTCGACCGGATGACGATGGTTCAGATGATTGGGTGGGCACTTCCTGGTAAGATACCTGAGGATACACCTTTAGGAAGAAGTAGCCAATAGAAGTAAGGCCAAACGTGCCCCATGCCAATAGCAACAAGAAGGAGCTCGTGCTGCCAGGGAACAGGATTGCTCCgacaaaagagaagaaaaaggcactGAGTCCAAATCCAGCAAGCGGAAACGCCGTGGCCGTGCCGCGATGGCTTGGCCAGTTGAGCGCAGATGTCTTGACAGCACCCGCAAAAGCCATGCATCCACCCAGGCCGGTCAGataggagaagaagcagagcacAGGCACAGAGCCCGCGGCTTTCTCAAAGGAGATGCATAGGGGGACATAGCCAATAGCTAGGAGGAAAGCTCCGGCAAGAACGGCAGGCCTCGATCCGCGATCGTCCACAAACATGCCAATGGGGACACCCATTGTATACATGCCTAGGTTGCCGAAGAGACCGATCAGGTTGCTTTCCGTGGTGGAAAGCCTGAGCTTTTCGGCGAACTGTGGCGCCCATGCGGAATAGACATACTGCATTATTGTGTCAAATCAGCTGGTTGGTTATACTCATCTCGCCATCCATATTGGGTTCAGGGCGGGGGGAGATGCGTGGACGGTTTTTGTGAGGACGCAGAATCATGAAAATGGTTGCTCACGTTTGTGCCGCAGGCCAGGGAGATGACAGTTGCAGCGACTGAGGCGATAAGCCGCCCGCGGTGAGCATCTTGGTCTTGATGCATCTTTTCAGGCTTCTTTGCAAGTGGTACGGGGGGAGTTGGTTGAGGCAGAAGAATAAACGATGGCTTCGGAAAATGAGTTCTGTGTCGAGATTACGAGATGCCGTATCTTCAGGCAGATGTAATCGCAAGCGCGACAAGGGCGACGAAGCTCAACTTGAGACAGATTCGGGACGCCCCTGAGCCAGAATTTAGACGAGGCCGGTATATCAGATCAATACACGAGATGAGCAGTGGTATCAAGCAAAATAGATCATGGTTAGGCCAAACGGGATCTGAAGATAccccagaagaagctggcgcaCTATCTGGCTGTTTTACACAGGTGTCGGTAGCCAGTCTGATAATGATAGGTGAAAGATGCTGATTGCGATGAGCTATCTAATATTAGTGCGCGGCAGCCAGCGGATCTACTCCATACTATCTTACTTTACACTGCTCCGGATTACGGAGTTGGTGTTGGTGCGTGTGACTTGCTTATAACAGAAATACGGATGTAGCCCATACAGATTGCTGGTCCCAGCACCAAGGATGCGCCCAATCAGCTTCCGCATTTGAGGACTTCCTGTTGAAGTAGGCGGTCAGCCGATGCGTTGTGGCAGTATGGTCTTACTTGGAGATGCTTTGTAGAGTTGAAACAAggtagtactagtagtatagaGGTATGGCTAGGAAGAGGTATGCATCGGCGGAGAGGATGGCCGCCTGAGCCTACTGCTGCTAGATCTAGATGCGAATGGGCAGCGCTTGATCCCGGTGGCACCGCGCATGGATCTGATGCCAAATCAGGATTCCATTCCCCAGCTGCAGATGCCCAGCACTTATGTACCGTCATCTGTGCCTGAGCATCTCCGTACATCAGCCACCTATCCCTTGCCCCGTAGCGTTATCGATAGCGCCCTCCTGCTATCCGTGCGTGCTCTACGCGACTCTCGGTAACCCAGAAATTTACCTCGGCTCGTGGCATCCGGGGTCCAGTGGAGTTCCAGTCCCGATAGCGGTAAGCGGCGGCCCAATAGGCCAGCGTCATTTCCTGCATGTGGCATGTGGCCGCTGTATAGACATCGCTCTAGAGGTCTTGGGCGCATTTCACGAGACGGTATTTTATATGATTCCCGCGGCTCCATTGCCTGTCTCCTGCAATTCCCCTCGATTCGTGAATATCTCTGCTGGTCTTGAGTTGCGCAAGCTAGGCCAGCCACTCAATAACGTCCGACGCTTGTTTTGGCCCTGAACGCATACTCGGTCGGCAACGGTTACGGCCAATCCTACCTTGCGCTATCCTGCGGCAACGAGGTCCAAGAGCCGCGGTATCTGAGCGGATCTTTCGCAGCCGATATAAACGCTCTGCCAACCTCAACCACGCCGCTTCCCCCTTTGTCTCCCACATTTGCCATGTTGTCAGCCATACGTTCGTCCAGACCGACAAGCACCTTTCGACGCGTTGCGCTTTCTTCTGTAAGATATTTGTCTCGCCTCGTTTCGTTGCGCTTTGAGCCGGTTGCTAATCTACACGCCCGCTCACAGCAGTCCCATCGCATCGCCATGGCACCTAaacgcaacagcagctcgcTCCCAGCCGGTATGTTCTCCCGCGTACGAAGCGATTAGGCTTTTCGCTTCGTGGCTTCATCGATCGAACAGACGAGACTTTTGCCGCACACCAAATATTTTTGCCTCGGCTAATAACACTATTCTGTGACAGGCTATGTCGAAGACAAGTCAAAGGGTGCTATGTTGAGGTTCCAAGACTCTCTGCCTCGCCTTCCAGTCCCAACTCTTGAAGAGACTGCCAAGAGATACCTCAAGAGCTTAAAccccatcatctccaagaccGAGCTCGAGCAAAGTAAAGCCGCGGTTGCTGAGTTCATTAAGCCGGGCGGAGTCGGAAGCAAGCTCCAGCAAAAGCTTGTTGAAAAGGCTCAAGATcccaagacaaagaactGGATATACGAGTGGTGGAACGATGCCGCCTATCTGAGCTACCGAGACCCGGTGGTGCCATATGTCAGCTACTTCTATTCACACAGAGACGACCCCAAGCGACGCAACCCTGCCAAGCGAGCTGCAGCGATCACCAGCAGTGTGCTGGAATTCAAGAAGCTCGTGGACAGTGGCAGCCTGGAGCCTGAGtacatgaagaagctgcccatTTGCATGGATAGTTACAAGTGGATGTTCAACGCGAGCCGCGTCCCTGCCCGCCCTGCCGACTATCCTGTCAAGTTCTCCCATACCGAAAACAAGCACATTGTGGTCATTCGCAAGAACCAATTCTTCAAGGTCGAGCACGAAGTTGCCGGCAAGCAACTCAACACATCAGAGCTTGAGCACCAGTTCAACCGCATTTACCAGATCGCGCAGCGGGTATCACCCGTGGGCGCGCTGACCTCAGAAAACCGAGACGTTTGGACAGATGCTCGTGAGGTACTGATCCAAGAAAGCCCCAAGAACAAGGCGGCTTTGGAGGCCATTGAGTCTGCCTCATTCGTGGTATGCTTGGACGATGCGTCTCCCGTCACACTAGAAGAGCGTGCTCGCCAGTACTGGCACGGCGATGGCGCCAACCGTTGGTATGACAAGCCTCTTCAGTTTATCGTCAATGATAACGGCACATCGGGCTTCATGGGAGAGCACTCAATGATGGACGGCACGCCGACACACCGCCTGAACGACTACATCAACGATCTCATCTTTGGAAACAAGATTGATTTCTCAGACCCCAATGTTCGATCAGACTTGCCGGAACCCCAGCCTATCAAGTTCGAGATCACGCCCAAGGTCCAGAGCGAGATCGACCGCGCTGTTACCGACTTTAACAACGTCATTGGCCAACACCAACTTGCTGTCCAAGCTTACCAGGCCTACGGAAAGGGCCTCATTAAGCAGTTCAGGTGCTCACCCGATGCATATGTGCAGATGATCATCCAGCTTGCCTACTACAAGATGTACGGCAAGAACCGACCAACATATGAATCAGCCGCTACCCGGCGCTTCCAGCTGGGACGCACTGAGACTTGCCGCAGCGTTTCTGATGAATCAGTTGCTTGGTGCACATCCATGGCGGATCCCGCAGCTGAGGATAAGACCCGAGTCGACCTTTTCCGCAAGGCCATTGCAGCTCATATTGAGTATATATCGGCTGCTTCAGACGGCAAGGGTGTTGACAGACATCTGTTCGGACTCAAGAAGCTCCTTGCACCTGGTGAAGAGCTCCCGACCATCTACAAGGACCCCGCGTACGGCTACTCTTCATCCTGGTACCTGTCTACTTCACAGCTTAGCTCCGAGTTCTTCAACGGCTATGGCTGGAGCCAGGTGATTGACGGCGGATTTGGCATTGCGTACATGATCAACGAGAACAGGTAAGAGACAATGACATCCATTCCATGCTATTGATTTTCATCATGAACCACGCTGACAGCCATCACAGCATCAACTTCAACGTAGTATCCAAGGGACTGGGAAGCGAGCGGATGAGCTACTATCTTAACGAGGCTGCGGGCGAGATGCGAGACCTGCTGGTTCCTACTCTGGAGCcgcccaaggccaagctgTAGATTTGTTGTTATGTATACACATATATGTGTCGGCGATGCTTCTTGATAGACTCTTTTATAATGCGCCACATATAATAGGTATATAGAGATAGAGCAAAATAAAGGGATGCTCTCGGCAAAGGATATTTTTCTAGTTCTTTATTGATCACCATGCTCGAAGACTGCGGATAGAGCATCTCGTGCAGGGAGCACTGCACCCGTTGCTACCTACGGCTGAAACACCGATCCCAAGAGTGACGTGTTATCAAATGTGTCGTTCTTTGGAGCAGCAATTGATCAATTGAGGCCACTTGAAgtctttaaaaaaaaaaaaaaaaaggggggggggggggggggaccaTACTCAATCTCATTCTTCTCAAACAAgtgcccttttctttcgtCAAAAGTACTATCCCCATAGCTACAGTGACTACCTATTTTCTCACATTATATTGAGATCTGGTAAACTTCCTGAACTCGGCCTCTTAGACGCTAATCTCCCTTATCGCGTCGCGTGCATGACAGCCCATTTGTTTCATGTAGCGGCTACCGaaagctactagtagtagtaaagAGCGGCTATTTCCCCGTCGAGGTGTACTCTGTACTTTTGCACCTTCCCTTAGTGCCTGCAGGTCAATCAGGTCACTGCCGCCCGATAAACATGACAGGCCGTGTGCCAGACGCGGCCAGGCAACTCTGATCCTCGACtctgcaaaaaaaaaataaaaaaaatcacaaaaTCCCACTCTGTGCCAATGGGCTCTCATACgggtgcagatgcagatCCCAAGGCGGTATCCGAGCAGGAATCCGAGCATCATGCCGGCATCGACTTTGTCACTTTTGGCATGCTCATAATCGGTGAGGCGTTCCCGCTACGGCCCTGTTAGCCTCTATAGAGCTTGGGGCTGACCGACCGCCGTGTCCATGCGATTCGTTTGTCAAGATGATATCGATTTCCCTGATCCAAAGCCTCCTCAGAAAGACATccttggaggcggcggctccTACGCCGCCCTTGGCGCGCGCCTgttctcgccgccgccactgTCCTCCACGGTAGGATGGATCGTGGACCAGGGCTCCGACTTCCCACCTTCAGTCACCACGCTGATCGACAGCTGGGAGACGTCTGCCCTCATGCGCCATGATCCAGAGCGGCTCACCACTCGAGGCTG is part of the Trichoderma atroviride chromosome 1, complete sequence genome and encodes:
- a CDS encoding uncharacterized protein (BUSCO:EOG092D329B) — protein: MAAQNQMHNLTTLIKRLEAATSRLEDIASSTELPKDVTGLAQPATPQSETAATPLPPAPKEPQEALPESIEDFDVFLNTSLDKYIKLSSQLGGVVAQQASEVLRGFQEQRKFLLIATKAAKPSTSGSSLTVYQNLLKPINDAVMAATELKESNRPDPMYSNLSAVADGIMVMGWVTIDRRPYSFVEESLGAAQFFGNRVLKEQKDNDPKQVEWVQSFYQIFHDLGDYIKQHHASGVAWNPRGEPAEEVAKTLTAGKVSQQPPQSSTPSAGAPPPPPPPPPPPGPAPILDIPVDSAKPANAAPAGGFGAVFSELNKGESVTKGLRKVDKSEMTHKNPALRTGSTVSEAPRAKSPVPGKKPKPESMRVKKPASKVLEANKWTIENYDKEPEPVEIDASITHSVLISRCNNTTVIIKGKANQVTVENSTRLSLVVDSLVSTVDVVKANNFALQVLGIVPTVMLDQIDSAQIYLSKESSATKLFTSKSDGINVNILAGPDEDYKEVPLPSQICSYYSEEKGEMVSEIVAHAG
- a CDS encoding uncharacterized protein (TransMembrane:1 (i43-61o)~BUSCO:EOG092D2DAM~CAZy:GT62), whose protein sequence is MMPRHHSSGFSNGYPRADTFEISPHRFQPRATIPLHKKRKRTAIRIGIVVAIVVLLIFWFGQPKSVASLISLGILSGYEDLKLETVRYYDLTNVQGSARGWEREERILLCVPLRDAEQHLPMFFSHLKNFTYPHNLIDLAFLVSDSKDRTLQVLSDNLEAIQADADPKQPYGEISIIEKDFGQKVNQDVESRHGFAAQASRRKLMAQARNWLLSAALRPYHSWVYWRDVDVETAPFTILEDLMRHNKDVIVPNVWRPLPDWLGGEQPYDLNSWQESETALALADTLDEDAVIVEGYAEYATWRPHLAYLRDPYGDPDMEMEIDGVGGVSILAKAKVFRSGVHFPAFSFEKHAETEGFGKMAKRMRFSVVGLPHYTIWHLYEPSVDDIKHMEEMERERIAREKEEEDRKIKEQQIKEEFGDANSQWEQDKQQMQDLKLQDQGSNKEAGLNQGAAAKAAGAIDGQREN
- a CDS encoding uncharacterized protein (EggNog:ENOG41~SECRETED:SignalP(1-18)~TransMembrane:9 (n4-15c23/24o100-118i130-150o162-182i203-227o233-254i266-285o305-323i407-427o447-470i)) → MGALLSLPLLAVPSLGTAASCLASCCGAATCSMVCSACGKCGNSIATRIAYALLLLVNSILAWIMLTDWAIEKLQHLALDYVKINCPTGQCYGWLAAHRINFALGLLHLIFAGLLFGVQSSKSPRAAIQNGYWGPKIIAWLALIVMSFLIPDKFFMFWGNYVSFAAAMLFLVLGLILLVDLAHTWAEYCLAQIEDTDSRFWRIVLIGSTLSMYLASIAMTIIQYIFFAQGQCAMNQTAITVNLILWLIISVVSVNPTVQEYNPKAGLAQAAMVAVYCTYLTMSAVSMEPDDKNCNPLVRAQGTRTTSVVIGAIVTMLTVAYTTTRAATQSLGLGGNADGIRLPEDDEHDLVTQQPMHRREMRAEALRRAVEEGSLPADALLSDDESDAGGDHAHDDERSSTQYNYSMFHIIFFLATAWVSTLLTLNFEESTRDGQFATVGRTYGASWVKIVSAWICHGMYIWTLIAPIYFPERFS
- a CDS encoding uncharacterized protein (EggNog:ENOG41~TransMembrane:12 (i12-31o51-71i78-99o105-127i139-164o170-190i235-256o276-293i314-334o340-363i375-393o422-441i)), whose amino-acid sequence is MHQDQDAHRGRLIASVAATVISLACGTNYVYSAWAPQFAEKLRLSTTESNLIGLFGNLGMYTMGVPIGMFVDDRGSRPAVLAGAFLLAIGYVPLCISFEKAAGSVPVLCFFSYLTGLGGCMAFAGAVKTSALNWPSHRGTATAFPLAGFGLSAFFFSFVGAILFPGSTSSFLLLLAWGTFGLTSIGYFFLKVYPQVSYQEVPTQSSEPSSSGRARSRSVTEPDVRGVKLLFCLDFWQLFSIMAILAGTGLMTINNIGNDANALWKHYDPSVDETFLVSHQQIHVSILSVFNFVGRLLSGIGSDYLVKTLRASRIWCLAVACLIFLLAQICALQIEMPHKLVFVSGLSGLAYGFLFGVFPSIVAETFGIGGLSQNWGFMTLAPVASGNVFNLLYGRIYDHHSVVEPDGTRSCDDGIACYRSAYAVTSTACALGLFITIYIIHYQRTQYLKAKDKLDEED
- a CDS encoding uncharacterized protein (EggNog:ENOG41~TransMembrane:7 (i12-31o51-71i78-99o105-127i139-164o170-190i299-321o)) yields the protein MHQDQDAHRGRLIASVAATVISLACGTNYVYSAWAPQFAEKLRLSTTESNLIGLFGNLGMYTMGVPIGMFVDDRGSRPAVLAGAFLLAIGYVPLCISFEKAAGSVPVLCFFSYLTGLGGCMAFAGAVKTSALNWPSHRGTATAFPLAGFGLSAFFFSFVGAILFPGSTSSFLLLLAWGTFGLTSIGYFFLKVYPQVSYQEVPTQSSEPSSSGRARSRSVTEPGMLTDPDAVHSNLAVPPQASPGSDASRADIFNDTEAGDAPSTETSSLIVGAAGAEIVRRSSVDQDMSYRLDVRGVKLLFCLDFWQLFSIMAILAGTGLMTINNIGNDANALWKHYDPSVDETFLVSHQQIHVSILSVFNFVGRLLSGKAI